GGGTGACAACAAACTGGGCGGAGACGACTTTGATGATATTATCATGGATTATCTGGTTCAGGAATTCCGCAAAGAAAATTCCATTGACCTTTCAAAAGACAAAATGGCTATGCAGCGCCTGAAAGATGCTGCTGAGAAAGCGAAGAAAGATTTGTCCGGTGTTACATCGACTCAAATCTCGCTGCCATTCATTACTGCTGGAGAAGCAGGACCGCTTCATATGGAAATTACATTGACTCGCGGCAAATTCGACGAGCTGACTGCAGGCCTTGTAGAACGTTCTATGGTTCCGACTCGCCAGGCACTGAAAGACGCAGACTTGTCAGCATCTGACATTGACCGTGTAATCCTCGTAGGTGGGTCAACGCGTATTCCTGCTGTACAGGAAGCGATCAAACAAGCAACAGGCAAAGAGCCGTTTAAAGGGGTTAACCCGGATGAAGTCGTAGCAATGGGTGCGGCGGTTCAAGGTTCTATCCTGACTGGAGACGTAAAAGACGTAGTACTTCTGGACGTAACGCCTCTTTCATTGGGTATTGAAACAATGGGCTCCGTTTTCACAAAGCTAATTGAACGCAACACAACAATCCCTACAAGCAAATCACAAGTGTTCTCTACAGCAGCTGACAACCAGCCGGCAGTTGATATCCACGTATTGCAGGGTGAGCGTCCGATGGCGGCAGACAACAAAACACTTGGCCGTTTCCAATTGACGGATATTCCTCCGGCACCACGCGGCGTTCCACAAATCGAAGTAACATTCGACATCGATAAAAACGGTATCGTAAATGTTAAAGCGAAAGATTTGGGTACACAGAAAGAACAGAACATTACAATTCAATCAAGTTCAGGCCTTTCTGACGAAGAAATTGATCAAATGGTCAAAGATGCAGAAGCACACGCTGAAGAAGATAAAAAGCGTAAAGAAGAAGCAGAACTTCGCAATGAAGCAGATCAATTAGTATTTATGGCTGAAAAGACACTGAAAGATATTGAAGGTAAAGTGGATGAAGCAGAAGTGAAGGAAGCGCAAACGGCATTGGAAGAATTGAAAGCTGCCAATGAATCCGGAGAACTTGAAGAAATTCGTACGAAGAAAGAAAAACTCGACGAATTAGTGCAGGCTCTGTCTGTGAAATTGTATGAGCAGGCTGCAGCGGAAGCACAGGCTGCACAAGGCGATGCACAGCCAGGCCAGGAAGACGATAATGTAGTCGATGCGGACTTCGAAGAAGTCGAAGACGATAAAGACAAGAAATAAGTAAATATAAATAGCTATTGACGGAAAAGTCAAAGTCCGAAATTCCGGCTTTGACTTTTTCGTTTGTTAACTAACAAAATTCAATATCAACGTGTTACAATGGACAACAGGTAAAATGCGATGAGGGGTGCAGTGAATGAGTAAACGAGATTACTATGACGTGCTTGGCGTTTCTAAGTCCGCTACAAAGGAAGAAATCCGCAAAGCATATCGTAAGCTATCGAAACAATACCATCCGGACTTAAATAAAGAAGCGGATGCTGAAGTGAAATTTAAAGAAGTCACAGAAGCATTTGAGGTACTGAGCGACGAGAATAAACGTGCAGAGTACGATCAATTCGGTCATGCCGGTCCTGGGCAAGGATTTGGCGGATTCGGCGGCGGCGGAGCGGAAGGCTTCGGATTCGAAGATATTTTCAGCACGTTCTTTGGCGGCAGTGCAAGAAGAAGAGATCCGAATGCCCCGCAAAAAGGAAATGACCTGCAATATACAATGACGGTCGATTTCATGGATGCTATTTTCGGTAAAGAAACGGAAATTGATATTCCGCGCGAAGAAGAGTGTGATACATGTGACGGAACAGGCGCCAAAAAAGGCACGAGTGTTAAAACATGTACAGAATGTAATGGTTCAGGTGAAATATCGGTTGCACAAAACACGCCATTTGGCCAGGTTGTTAACCGCAGAACATGTCCAACCTGTCAGGGAACAGGTAAAATCATTCCTGAAAAATGTGAAACATGCCGAGGTAAAGGCCGCGTAACGAAAAACAAAGTCATTAAAGTGACAATTCCTGCAGGAGTGGATCAGGGACAGCGTTTGCGTGTAGGCGGTCAAGGTGAAGCCGGTATTAACGGCGGACCTCCTGGGGACTTATACATCGTATTTAATGTACGTCCGCATAAGCGCTTTATCCGTGAAGAAGACGATATCATCCTTGAATTAACGCTGACATTCCCGCAGGCTGCACTTGGAGACGAACTCGAAGTTCAGACAGTCCACGGAAAAGTTAAGCTGAAAATTCCGGCTGGCACTCAAAACGGCACCAATTTCCGCCTCCGGGGCAAAGGGGTTCCAAACGTACACGGGCACGGAGTAGGAGATCAGCACGTCATCGTCAAAGTGGCAACACCGAAAAAGATGACAGAACGGCAAAAAGAATTGCTGCGTGAGTTTGCTTCCATTGAAGGAGAGACTCCTGATGAGTATTCCAGCTCATTTTTCGATAAAATCAAACGCACTTTCAAAGGTGAATGAAAGGATTGAATAACTGTGAAATGGTCTGAAGTTTCCGTCCATACGACGCATGAGGCAACTGAGGCAGTGGCAAATATTCTGCATGAAGCAGGAGCAAGCGGAGTCGTCATTGAAGATTCCGAAGAGCCCGGCAAAGAGCGGGTGGATCAATACGGCGAAATGTATGCACTTGATAAAAATGATTTCCCGAATGAAGGAGTCATTATCAAAGCGTATTTGCCTGTCAACAGTTTTATCAATGAAACCGTGCAGGAGCTTGAACTGGAAATTGAAGGCCTTCGTCAGTTTTCATTGAATCCGGGACGTTTTACGATCGGTATTACAGAAGTCGACGAGGAAGATTGGGCAAACTCGTGGAAACAATACTTCCACCCGGTAAAAATATCCAAGCGTTTTACTATCGTCCCTACATGGGAAGAGTATACGCCGGTAGAATCGGATGAACTGATCATTGAACTGGATCCGGGTATGGCGTTCGGTACAGGAACGCATCCGACAACAGTTTTA
The Sporosarcina sp. P33 genome window above contains:
- the dnaK gene encoding molecular chaperone DnaK, with protein sequence MSKIIGIDLGTTNSVVAVYEGGEAKVIPNPEGNRTSPSVVAFKNGERQVGEVAKRQSITNPNTIMSVKRHMGTDFKVEVDGKEYSPQEVSAMILQYMKGYAEEYLGEKVTKAVITVPAYFNDAQRQATKDAGTIAGLEVERIINEPTAAALAYGLDKTDEDQTILVYDLGGGTFDVSILELGDGVFQVRSTAGDNKLGGDDFDDIIMDYLVQEFRKENSIDLSKDKMAMQRLKDAAEKAKKDLSGVTSTQISLPFITAGEAGPLHMEITLTRGKFDELTAGLVERSMVPTRQALKDADLSASDIDRVILVGGSTRIPAVQEAIKQATGKEPFKGVNPDEVVAMGAAVQGSILTGDVKDVVLLDVTPLSLGIETMGSVFTKLIERNTTIPTSKSQVFSTAADNQPAVDIHVLQGERPMAADNKTLGRFQLTDIPPAPRGVPQIEVTFDIDKNGIVNVKAKDLGTQKEQNITIQSSSGLSDEEIDQMVKDAEAHAEEDKKRKEEAELRNEADQLVFMAEKTLKDIEGKVDEAEVKEAQTALEELKAANESGELEEIRTKKEKLDELVQALSVKLYEQAAAEAQAAQGDAQPGQEDDNVVDADFEEVEDDKDKK
- the dnaJ gene encoding molecular chaperone DnaJ; translation: MSKRDYYDVLGVSKSATKEEIRKAYRKLSKQYHPDLNKEADAEVKFKEVTEAFEVLSDENKRAEYDQFGHAGPGQGFGGFGGGGAEGFGFEDIFSTFFGGSARRRDPNAPQKGNDLQYTMTVDFMDAIFGKETEIDIPREEECDTCDGTGAKKGTSVKTCTECNGSGEISVAQNTPFGQVVNRRTCPTCQGTGKIIPEKCETCRGKGRVTKNKVIKVTIPAGVDQGQRLRVGGQGEAGINGGPPGDLYIVFNVRPHKRFIREEDDIILELTLTFPQAALGDELEVQTVHGKVKLKIPAGTQNGTNFRLRGKGVPNVHGHGVGDQHVIVKVATPKKMTERQKELLREFASIEGETPDEYSSSFFDKIKRTFKGE
- the prmA gene encoding 50S ribosomal protein L11 methyltransferase, producing the protein MKWSEVSVHTTHEATEAVANILHEAGASGVVIEDSEEPGKERVDQYGEMYALDKNDFPNEGVIIKAYLPVNSFINETVQELELEIEGLRQFSLNPGRFTIGITEVDEEDWANSWKQYFHPVKISKRFTIVPTWEEYTPVESDELIIELDPGMAFGTGTHPTTVLCLQALEKYLEPGQTIVDVGTGSGVLAIGAALLGAKHITALDLDEVAVRAAQENVTYNHADDRITVLKGNLLDSIEETPDLIIANILADVIMSFSHDAYELVKPGGLFIASGIIGAKRDEVRNDFIEKGFDIVETVLMEDWVAIIARKGSE